The following proteins are encoded in a genomic region of Garra rufa chromosome 22, GarRuf1.0, whole genome shotgun sequence:
- the foxj1b gene encoding forkhead box protein J1-B, translating into MPVLMSPEIANKFKEKWMMLHPEDQDNVSGSVHFDDSLTSLHWLQNFSILSANPERPPSSGCHPQHLFYHKNQLGGTDSPSSPPAGDTAATGMPQTPGNPTTSCSSLANSYAHQQAGHYITAQTNPSEEIDYKTNRHVKPPYSYATLICMAMQASNKTKITLSAIYSWITENFCYYRYAEPSWQNSIRHNLSLNKCFMKVPRQKDEPGKGGFWQIDPQYADMFVNGVFKRRRMPATNFNTQRQSKMLSSPSFSYGSQCNQTGQQMGMGHFQGPVPGNKRKQVFPKRGSKLARVSKSPLLTTDIKTSDVLRGDFDLASVFDDVLSGNDSTFEDLDINTALSSLGCEMELSSQNQHGPGYSNEDEQACAYLEANGMMGCNVEDFHQQHHQQVQVHPQYYEGMFTEQVHQHQQHPWEIKEEVQAIPLTLDHGYGLCEGFFSEMQLWERAESYL; encoded by the exons ATGCCAGTGTTAATGAGCCCTGAGATCGCGAATAAATTCAAAGAGAAATGGATGATGCTTCATCCGGAGGATCAAGACAATGTCAGCGGCTCTGTTCACTTTGATGACAGTCTCACCAGTCTGCACTGGCTGCAGAACTTCTCCATCCTCAGTGCCAATCCTGAGCGGCCTCCCAGCTCCGGCTGCCATCCGCAACACCTCTTCTACCACAAAAACCAGCTGGGGGGCACCGACTCACCCTCCAGCCCACCTGCCGGAGATACCGCCGCCACAGGGATGCCACAAACACCTGGGAATCCCACAACGTCCTGCAGCAGTTTGGCGAATTCATACGCGCACCAGCAAGCGGGACACTACATAACGGCGCAAACAAATCCGTCTGAGGAAATAGACTATAAAACAAACCGCCATGTGAAGCCACCCTATTCATATGCCACTCTGATTTGCATGGCAATGCAAGCTAGCAACAAAACCAAAATCACTCTGTCAGCCATATACAGCTGGATCACGGAGAATTTCTGCTACTACAGATACGCGGAGCCAAGTTGGCAG AACTCAATCCGCCATAACCTGTCCCTGAATAAGTGCTTCATGAAAGTGCCCAGGCAGAAAGACGAGCCAGGAAAAGGAGGCTTTTGGCAAATCGACCCGCAGTACGCTGACATGTTTGTCAATGGCGTTTTCAAACGGCGGCGAATGCCTGCCACAAACTTCAATACCCAAAGACAGAGCAAAATGTTATCCTCTCCCAGCTTCTCGTACGGCTCCCAGTGCAACCAGACCGGCCAACAAATGGGAATGGGCCACTTCCAAGGACCTGTCCCAGGAAACAAACGTAAGCAAGTCTTCCCCAAACGAGGCAGCAAGCTGGCCAGAGTCTCCAAGAGCCCTCTGTTAACCACCGACATTAAAACGTCAGACGTACTGAGAGGAGATTTCGACCTGGCGTCTGTTTTTGACGACGTGCTTAGTGGGAACGATAGCACGTTTGAGGATTTGGATATCAACACGGCGCTGAGCTCGCTGGGGTGCGAGATGGAGCTATCTTCGCAGAACCAGCATGGGCCTGGCTACAGCAATGAGGACGAGCAGGCTTGTGCTTACCTAGAGGCCAACGGCATGATGGGATGCAACGTGGAGGACTTTCACCAACAGCACCACCAGCAAGTACAGGTCCATCCGCAATATTACGAGGGAATGTTCACGGAGCAGGTTCACCAGCATCAGCAGCATCCTTGGGAGATTAAAGAGGAAGTCCAAGCCATTCCACTTACTTTGGATCATGGCTATGGGCTTTGTGAGGGATTCTTCTCTGAGATGCAACTCTGGGAAAGAGCAGAGTCGTATCTGTGA